The window AGAAAAATCCTTTGGTGTCATGGTCTGATATTGGCCATGGATTAAGCCTTTAAAGCCGTCTTTTATACCGATAATGGTACAATCAAACATACCATAAGATGCTTTGGCAACGCCCCGTATGGCTGCATTTAAACCTGGGCAATCCCCACCGCTGGTCAAGAGACCAATTCTTTTCTTCACCATCATCACTCCTTAACTCCTTATCGATTCCATTTGAAATAAGGTTTAATTTTGCGCATATAGACAACCATGAAATAACCAAAACAATAATCATATGCAAAGAAAAATATTTGTGCTAGAGGAATAATCCACCATACATTTGGAATAGGAACAATGGCACGCATAGCAACATAGTAAATGACCAAAAGTATGTTGAATAGGATACCTTTTATCAGTAATTCAATAGCCATGGACACATGTTTTTTATGTGTAAAATTTTCAATGACGTATTTTGCAATACTGTAAAAGCCAAAAAATCCTATGTAGGTTAAAATCTGAATTTTGTCTCCAGCTAAAATAAAAGCCAGCAAGCTCGATGCAATATAAAAACTAATACCACCTTTTAGATTAGTTTCTACAATAACAACACCTATCATTAATGCAGCTAATGCATAGATGACTAAGGTATTGGCTGGAAATACCATACTTAACAATAGCACAATCTGATTCATGGCTAATAAGACGCCGAGATAAGCCAGTTGTTTTGTTTTTAACAGCATGAAATTAAATCGCCTCCTAAGCATTCACATAGGCAATCGGCACAGATTAATTGCGTACAGCACCCACATGTGTCATTACCACCTGCGCCACCTCGATTATATTGATACGCTCTTGATTGATACCCGCTTTGTACATTCTGAAGTCTTGTCAGGTGATTGCGATATTCCATATTATTAGGCTCCATGTTAACGGCTGTTCTGGCGTATTCAAAGCCTTGGTTGGTATAGCCTGTTCCAACTAGACAAACACTCATGAGATAATACCATTCTCCACTCTTGGTGGACATACCATTTAACATCCGAATAGCATCTTGAAAACGTCTGACTTGAATATAACTCCTTACGCTTGTAAACTCAGATGATGAAGATGATGATGAGTAACGGCTATTGTCATTATAATTATAACTGGAACTACCGCCAAAACTGTCATTGGCACCATTCATTAATGTGTCATAAGCTTCTTTTACTTCTCTGAATTTCTCTTCTGCCAAATCATTCAGTGGATTATCTGAATAGCGATCAGGATGGTATTTTTTAGCCAGCTCCCGATAGGCTTTTTTAATGTCATCTTTACTGGCATTACGGTCAATGCCTAATACTTCATAAGGATCTCTCATGTCAT is drawn from Vallitalea pronyensis and contains these coding sequences:
- a CDS encoding J domain-containing protein; translation: MRDPYEVLGIDRNASKDDIKKAYRELAKKYHPDRYSDNPLNDLAEEKFREVKEAYDTLMNGANDSFGGSSSYNYNDNSRYSSSSSSSEFTSVRSYIQVRRFQDAIRMLNGMSTKSGEWYYLMSVCLVGTGYTNQGFEYARTAVNMEPNNMEYRNHLTRLQNVQSGYQSRAYQYNRGGAGGNDTCGCCTQLICADCLCECLGGDLISCC